In one window of Pirellulales bacterium DNA:
- a CDS encoding TspO/MBR family protein has protein sequence MTPLLFDTPPNSGFTDGSRSSAAIRTFGARRRLVREALGLVVSLAVCFAAAGIGGALTATSLTDWYLGLAKPSWNPPNWIFGPVWTMLYILMAIAAWLVWRAEGWRSAALPLTVFAIQLVLNVAWSGLFFALQNPAAAFGEVLLLWLAIAATVFLFCGIDRVAAALLAPYLTWVSFAAVLNFAVWQLNR, from the coding sequence ATGACACCACTTCTATTCGACACTCCGCCCAACAGCGGGTTCACCGACGGATCGCGATCTAGCGCGGCAATACGCACGTTCGGTGCGCGGCGCCGCCTTGTGCGCGAGGCCTTGGGGCTCGTGGTTTCGCTAGCGGTTTGTTTTGCCGCTGCCGGTATCGGCGGAGCCTTGACGGCCACTTCGCTGACTGACTGGTACTTGGGTCTGGCCAAGCCCAGTTGGAATCCGCCGAACTGGATATTCGGACCAGTTTGGACGATGCTTTACATCTTGATGGCGATCGCCGCCTGGTTGGTGTGGCGCGCCGAAGGATGGCGGAGTGCGGCGCTGCCATTGACGGTTTTCGCAATCCAGCTCGTGCTGAATGTGGCCTGGTCGGGCTTATTCTTTGCCCTCCAGAATCCGGCCGCCGCATTCGGCGAGGTTTTGCTGCTATGGCTGGCGATTGCCGCAACCGTCTTCCTGTTCTGCGGCATCGATCGGGTCGCCGCCGCACTTCTTGCACCCTACCTGACTTGGGTATCGTTCGCGGCGGTATTAAACTTCGCCGTCTGGCAGCTCAACCGATAA
- the ilvD gene encoding dihydroxy-acid dehydratase, which yields MSQPLNRFSSRVTQPRSQGASQAMLYGTGMTEADMQKAQVGIASVWYEGNTCNMHLNDLAARVKEGVVAAGLVGMRFNTIGVSDGISMGTEGMSYSLQSRDLIADSIETVMGAQWYDAVVTLPGCDKNMPGCLIAMGRVNRPALMVYGGTIRAGHWHNEALDIVSAFQCYGQYLSGSIDDANRQQIVRHACPGAGACGGMYTANTMASAIEAMGMSLPYSSSIPAEDPAKLDECFRAGAAARLLLERDLKPRDIMTRRAFENAMVVVMALGGSTNAVLHLIAMARAVDVPLSIDDFQATSNRVPYIADLKPSGRFVQEDLHAIGGTPAVMKYLLEKGLLDGDCMTVTGKTLADNLRDLPGLASGQEIVRTIENPIKETGHIQILKGNLAPEGAVAKITGKEGQLFRGPAKVYDSEEDMLHALERKEIAKGDVVVIRYEGPKGGPGMPEMLTPTSAIMGAGLGKDVALITDGRFSGGSHGYIVGHVTPEAQAGGPIALLRNGDLITLDAQNNAISVAIDDRELAGRRAAWKAPAYKATRGTLYKYIKNVKSASEGCVTDE from the coding sequence ATGTCGCAGCCGTTGAACCGATTCAGTTCTCGCGTCACTCAACCCCGCAGCCAGGGCGCCAGCCAAGCCATGCTTTATGGCACCGGGATGACCGAGGCCGACATGCAGAAGGCGCAGGTGGGCATCGCTAGCGTCTGGTACGAGGGGAACACCTGCAACATGCACCTCAACGACCTGGCAGCCCGCGTTAAGGAAGGGGTGGTTGCCGCCGGTTTGGTTGGCATGCGGTTCAACACCATTGGTGTCAGCGATGGTATTTCGATGGGGACCGAAGGGATGAGCTATTCGCTCCAGTCCCGCGACCTGATCGCCGATTCGATCGAAACCGTGATGGGCGCGCAATGGTACGACGCTGTGGTCACCCTGCCCGGCTGCGACAAGAACATGCCCGGCTGCCTGATCGCGATGGGGCGCGTCAATCGTCCCGCGCTGATGGTCTATGGCGGCACGATTCGAGCCGGGCATTGGCACAACGAAGCCCTCGATATCGTGTCAGCTTTCCAATGTTATGGGCAATACCTGAGCGGTTCGATCGACGATGCCAATCGCCAACAGATTGTGCGGCACGCTTGCCCCGGAGCAGGTGCTTGCGGCGGCATGTATACGGCCAACACGATGGCCTCGGCAATCGAAGCTATGGGAATGAGCCTGCCCTACAGTTCGTCGATCCCGGCCGAGGATCCGGCCAAGCTTGACGAATGTTTTCGCGCCGGGGCGGCAGCCCGGCTGCTTTTGGAGCGCGATCTCAAGCCGCGCGATATCATGACCCGCCGCGCCTTTGAGAATGCTATGGTCGTGGTGATGGCCCTGGGGGGCTCGACCAATGCGGTCCTGCATTTGATCGCCATGGCACGGGCTGTCGACGTGCCACTATCGATTGACGATTTCCAGGCCACCAGCAATCGCGTGCCCTATATTGCCGACCTGAAGCCTAGCGGCCGATTCGTACAGGAGGACTTGCACGCCATTGGCGGGACGCCGGCCGTCATGAAGTATTTACTAGAAAAGGGACTGCTCGACGGCGATTGCATGACCGTCACCGGCAAGACATTGGCCGACAATCTGCGCGACTTGCCCGGCTTGGCCAGCGGGCAAGAGATCGTGCGGACGATCGAGAACCCGATCAAAGAGACCGGGCATATTCAGATTCTCAAAGGAAACCTGGCGCCCGAGGGGGCCGTGGCCAAAATCACCGGCAAGGAGGGGCAGTTGTTCCGTGGGCCGGCCAAGGTCTACGACTCGGAAGAGGACATGCTGCACGCGCTCGAGCGCAAAGAGATCGCCAAGGGAGATGTCGTAGTCATCCGCTACGAGGGACCCAAGGGTGGGCCTGGCATGCCGGAGATGCTCACGCCGACCTCGGCCATCATGGGGGCCGGGCTGGGCAAGGACGTGGCCCTGATTACCGACGGGCGCTTTTCGGGGGGCTCGCACGGGTACATTGTCGGCCACGTCACGCCCGAGGCGCAGGCCGGGGGACCGATCGCACTGCTGCGCAATGGGGATCTCATCACGCTCGACGCTCAGAACAACGCGATCTCGGTAGCGATCGACGATCGCGAATTGGCCGGACGTCGCGCGGCCTGGAAAGCCCCCGCGTATAAGGCCACTCGTGGCACGCTCTACAAATACATCAAGAATGTAAAGAGCGCCAGCGAAGGGTGCGTGACGGACGAGTGA
- a CDS encoding RNA methyltransferase, protein MSELKITSVRNPRVQAAYDLRERRERVRQGRILIDGVRELTRAVAAGIKLIEVFVCHELLATDVAQALIEQLVEVSVPLVDVSPHVFEKLAYGERTEGVLAVAEMPKASLDSLQLPNRPLVAVLEACEKPGNLGAVLRTADGAGLSAVIVADGRTDLFNPNVLRASLGTIFSVPVAVASAAEARSWLLGRGIRIVAAQVDAPQDYSAFDLTGPTAIVLGNEAHGLSDVWRTADVAAVRLPMLGIADSLNVSVTAAVLFYEALRQRRQ, encoded by the coding sequence TTGTCCGAGTTGAAAATCACCAGCGTGCGTAATCCGCGCGTGCAAGCCGCGTACGACCTGCGTGAGCGCCGCGAACGAGTACGTCAGGGGCGGATCTTGATCGACGGCGTGCGCGAGCTGACTCGCGCTGTAGCGGCCGGCATAAAATTGATTGAAGTGTTCGTCTGTCATGAATTACTTGCGACCGACGTGGCGCAGGCCCTCATAGAGCAGCTAGTAGAGGTAAGCGTGCCGCTAGTCGATGTATCGCCCCACGTGTTCGAGAAACTGGCATACGGCGAGCGGACCGAAGGCGTTCTGGCCGTGGCCGAGATGCCCAAGGCATCGCTCGATAGCCTGCAGCTTCCCAACCGGCCGCTGGTGGCCGTGCTCGAAGCATGCGAAAAGCCGGGCAACCTGGGGGCGGTTCTGCGCACTGCCGATGGCGCCGGCTTGTCGGCGGTAATTGTCGCCGATGGCCGCACGGATTTATTCAATCCCAACGTCTTGCGGGCCAGCCTGGGAACGATCTTTTCCGTACCTGTCGCGGTGGCCTCGGCCGCCGAAGCACGATCGTGGTTGCTGGGCCGCGGCATTAGAATCGTCGCGGCGCAGGTCGACGCGCCGCAGGATTACAGCGCCTTCGATCTAACCGGTCCCACCGCTATTGTGCTCGGCAACGAAGCGCACGGGCTGTCGGACGTGTGGCGCACAGCCGATGTCGCGGCCGTGCGATTACCGATGCTGGGCATCGCCGATAGTCTGAACGTTTCGGTGACCGCGGCCGTGCTGTTTTACGAAGCCCTGCGCCAGCGGCGGCAATAG
- a CDS encoding M23 family metallopeptidase has product MKSYNCLPTVATCARRFPPVLLMLLLAICICSKSNAADPAPTARYVLDYPLADAFCVPVRSYAEDVVETTLEVAGGLTQHMPNGGYGLPVVMKEQGQNLLHLGADVAWYRTGEPVFAIANGVVRLSQGPERGKKAKQQAAGRGARGATEWGNLVVIEHRLADVSFVTSIYGHLASKRLVQEGDVVRAGQRIGSVGRAGVENGGYKPHLHFAIRTGRPLEPGRLLLTFERNGQAIPLRVAQVGETEVEVVADGTLPKTLQLPDKTFEIDSREGKHFLPATVLQGWQSPEFVIVGYGLSTKGWRDPTEFFREKNAAQPPMP; this is encoded by the coding sequence ATGAAGAGTTACAATTGCCTGCCGACGGTAGCAACGTGCGCGCGAAGGTTTCCACCCGTCCTACTTATGTTGTTGCTCGCTATTTGCATTTGCTCCAAGTCAAATGCGGCCGACCCGGCGCCGACCGCTCGCTACGTGCTCGACTATCCGCTGGCTGACGCATTCTGCGTGCCTGTCCGATCATATGCCGAGGACGTTGTCGAAACGACTCTCGAAGTCGCGGGCGGCCTGACTCAGCACATGCCCAACGGTGGTTATGGCCTGCCTGTGGTGATGAAGGAGCAAGGTCAGAATCTACTTCATTTGGGGGCCGACGTAGCCTGGTATCGCACGGGCGAGCCGGTGTTTGCGATCGCTAATGGCGTGGTACGCCTCTCGCAGGGGCCCGAACGCGGCAAGAAAGCAAAGCAACAGGCCGCGGGCCGGGGCGCGCGCGGCGCCACCGAGTGGGGCAACTTGGTCGTCATCGAGCACCGCCTGGCCGACGTCTCGTTCGTTACCTCGATTTACGGCCACCTGGCGTCCAAGCGCCTCGTCCAGGAGGGGGATGTGGTTCGCGCCGGGCAACGCATCGGCTCCGTCGGACGGGCCGGCGTCGAAAACGGAGGCTATAAGCCGCACTTGCACTTCGCGATCCGCACTGGCCGGCCGCTAGAGCCCGGCCGCCTGTTGCTCACCTTCGAGCGCAACGGGCAGGCGATACCGCTGCGCGTGGCCCAAGTGGGTGAAACGGAAGTCGAGGTAGTTGCTGACGGCACTCTCCCGAAGACATTACAGCTGCCCGACAAAACATTCGAGATCGATAGTCGCGAGGGAAAGCATTTTCTGCCAGCCACAGTGCTGCAGGGTTGGCAAAGCCCGGAATTTGTGATCGTCGGCTACGGGCTTTCGACCAAGGGGTGGCGCGATCCGACCGAATTCTTCCGCGAAAAGAACGCCGCTCAGCCGCCTATGCCTTAG